In the Banduia mediterranea genome, one interval contains:
- a CDS encoding RES family NAD+ phosphorylase, producing MIAIDTLPGSEVDEPVYRIILSRYPQIHLFERVSNPQDWEVLYAVESLTNPRLRDEVGDIRLVHPEDRVYGDGASWIMAAFTHPPVDGRGGRFNRDFGIYYCAADEAVAIAESSYHRARFLRESRIDKTTQEMRVIRAQLGPTTLHDVRHLVGDGICDPDHYGEAQQLGYALRDAKSFGVHYQSVRATGECYGVMRARALSDAIHWRYLRYHYDQGAIVNVESLDGSGRR from the coding sequence GTGATCGCTATCGATACGCTACCTGGTAGCGAGGTCGATGAACCGGTTTATCGGATCATCCTGTCACGCTACCCGCAGATCCACCTGTTCGAACGCGTCTCCAACCCACAGGATTGGGAGGTGCTCTACGCCGTCGAGTCCCTGACGAATCCCCGGCTCCGCGATGAAGTCGGTGACATTCGTCTGGTACACCCGGAAGACCGGGTCTATGGCGACGGTGCCTCCTGGATCATGGCGGCCTTTACCCACCCACCGGTCGATGGCCGAGGTGGTCGCTTCAACCGGGACTTCGGCATCTATTACTGCGCCGCCGATGAAGCGGTCGCCATTGCCGAATCGTCCTACCACCGGGCGCGCTTCCTGCGTGAGTCCAGAATCGACAAGACCACCCAGGAAATGCGCGTTATCCGCGCACAGCTGGGGCCGACAACTCTGCATGATGTCCGTCACCTGGTGGGAGACGGTATCTGCGACCCCGATCATTATGGTGAAGCCCAGCAGCTCGGTTACGCGTTACGTGATGCCAAAAGTTTTGGCGTTCACTACCAAAGCGTGAGAGCGACAGGAGAGTGCTACGGGGTGATGCGTGCCCGAGCGCTGTCCGATGCGATCCACTGGCGTTATCTGCGCTACCACTATGACCAGGGAGCGATCGTCAACGTCGAATCTCTCGATGGCAGTGGCAGGAGGTGA